In the Podospora bellae-mahoneyi strain CBS 112042 chromosome 4, whole genome shotgun sequence genome, one interval contains:
- a CDS encoding hypothetical protein (antiSMASH:Cluster_5), translating to MRVNISSIPRSTILIEVLAEEDRSLFDKLDLTGMIRDNPKSDALSFHIKAFFDQLPLFPDDSTPSPPKPSPKKVAFSCDSPHYKSPNPSKLRKKKKLFGIPTVPTVKTHKQYTCPEATNPLSIIWPDNNNPLPTDNCQPTCHPHLRLSCTDPSPWTTPDENPPTPCHHTSWYAATSTLSQHASKLLSSAFTKQNITTLSAPMANLAEAQTLELNILPKLHLAYSLYTAHVFITGRFKKLVIHLCRHCTRSLTLANIQILEHKKPWTLLEHWLEKIKAVYDALNTMHLWLFVAAKKLDKAVKYLAEAGNVRMKGGDGMTRVEMLPLYRCMIEVRGWIRREAIQGVMEDKARVKEVAGRLMGVLHPLTGLGYDKAVVEALGGLWKAEQEEKKGEEKGEEGRDEMADGRESEDPDDGAGNSDEYDDSDDSDYSDDSDYSDDSDYSDDSSESDNSDGPDDEDQDEANSDEEMKNDETDIGEDEISDEGIEVSMSNAVEDDLGELNGDLDDDFDKEMEEQKFVIRKAILEAAVEVRSVCETWRNHAAFIQAIERGQLNDHQD from the exons ATGCGTGTGAATATTTCATCGATCCCGCGCTCAACGATCCTGATCGAGGTCCTGGCAGAGGAGGACCGGTCTCTCTTCGACAAGCTCGACTTAACGGGCATGATTCGAGACAACCCGAAATCCGACGCCCTCAGCTTTCACATCAAGGCGTTCTTCGaccaactccccctcttccctgACGATTC gaccccctctcctcccaaaccctcccccaagaaaGTGGCATTTTCTTGCGACTCTCCTCACTATAAAtcacccaacccctccaagctacgcaagaaaaagaaactgTTCGGCATTCCCACAGTTCCTACAGTCAAAACCCACAAGCAATACACTTGCCCCGAAGCCACCAACCCGCTGTCCATCATCTGGcccgacaacaacaatcccctccccaccgacaACTGCCAACCAACctgccaccctcacctccgcCTCTCTTGCACCGACCCCTCGCCCTGGACTACCCCCGACGAAAACCCTCCCACACCATGCCACCACACTTCCTGGTACGCCGCAACATCCACCCTCTCTCAGCACGCCTCCAAGCTCCTATCCTCAGCCTTCACCAAACAAAATATAACCACTCTCTCTGCCCCCATGGCCAACCTAGCCGAAGCCCAAACCCTCGAGCTGaacatcctccccaagctccacCTCGCGTACAGCCTCTACACCGCCCACGTCTTCATCACCGGCCGCTTCAAAAAGCTCGTCATCCACCTCTGTCGGCACTGCACCAGATCCCTCACCTTGGCCAACATCCAGATCCTCGAACACAAGAAGCCGTGGACTCTGCTGGAACATTGGCTCGAGAAGATCAAAGCGGTATACGATGCTCTGAATACAATGCATCTCTGGCTTTTCGTGGCGGCTAAAAAGCTGGACAAAGCAGTCAAATATCTCGCCGAGGCTGGCAATGTgaggatgaaggggggggatggcATGACGAGGGTGGAGATGCTGCCTTTGTATCGGTGTATGATTGAGGTTAGAGGGTGGATCAGGAGGGAAGCGATACAAGGTGTCATGGAGGATAAGGCGCGTGTGAAGGAGGTtgcggggaggttgatgggggtttTGCATCCTttgacggggttggggtatGACAAAGCTGTGGTGGAGGcgctgggggggttgtggaaggcggagcaagaggagaaaaagggtgaagagaaaggggaggaaggtaGAGATGAGATGGCGGACGGCAGAGAGTCTGAGGATCctgatgatggtgctggtAACTCTGATGAATATGACGACTCTGACGACTCCGACTACTCTGACGACTCCGACTACTCTGACGACTCCGACTACTCTGACGACTCCAGCGAGTCTGATAACTCTGATGGGCCGGACGATGAAGACCAGGATGAAGCTAACTCtgatgaggagatgaagaaTGATGAGACAGAtattggcgaggatgagattTCAGACGAGGGTATCGAGGTCTCGATGAGCAATGCtgtggaggatgatttgggggagTTGAACGGCGATTTGGATGACGATTTTGACAAGGAGATGGAAGAGCAAAAGTTTGTGATCCGCAAGGCAATCTTGGAAGCTGCGGTCGAGGTTCGCTCGGTTTGTGAGACGTGGAGGAACCATGCGGCTTTCATTCAGGCTATCGAAAGGGGACAGCTGAATGACCACCAGGATTAG
- the ABHD8 gene encoding Protein abhd8 (COG:C; EggNog:ENOG50KOG2382; antiSMASH:Cluster_5; MEROPS:MER0031614; SMCOG1036:alpha/beta hydrolase fold protein), which translates to MPYFPSPTPGPSVSIYYIDESAPSSTPTHTCLLIPGITCDLSDWSWQVPFLLSKGFRVITPDPRGQGRSSAPPTAVDEGIYTPENLSSDLSALLAHLNITSNVIVIGHSLGTCTSVHLAATNPDLVVGLVLLDPLHSMSSATCDELFSDPATTMQNLMVNFAAKGLVPVPPLGPEWDWHTTWIQRRGMAMDPSSIGAMTYACWTNKNGLGRKEVAMELSKGAKAKRLTLGCNEYWVGTDREMGVETVTMEGVGHWFHHVKAQETNKILEGWLEREGFC; encoded by the exons ATGCCAtacttcccctcccccacccccggcccCTCGGTCTCAATCTACTACATTGACGAATCCGCcccttcatcaaccccaacccacaccTGCCTCCTGATCCCAGGAATTACCTGCGACCTATCCGACTGGTCCTGGCAagtccccttcctcctctccaaaggCTTCCGGGTCATCACCCCTGACCCCCGCGGACAGGGCCGCTCCTCCGCTCCCCCTACCGCTGTCGATGAAGGGATTTACACGCCCGAGAATCTGTCCTCCGATTTATCCGCTCTGCTCGCCCACCTTAACATCACCTCCaacgtcatcgtcatcggtCACTCGTTGGGAACCTGTACGTCAGTCCACCTCGCTGCTACCAACCCAGACCTGGTGGTAGGGTTAGTCCTACTAGACCCCCTGCATTCCATGTCCTCCGCCACGTGTGACGAGCTGTTCTCCGACCCAGCAACAACGATGCAAAACCTGATGGTGAACTTTGCGGCTAAAGGGCTGGTTCCTGTTCCACCGCTGGGGCCGGAGTGGGATTGGCATACGACTTGGATTcaaaggagggggatg GCGATGGACCCAAGCAGTATTGGTGCGATGACATATGCCTGCTGGACGAACAAGAATGGACTGGGCAGGAAGGAGGTGGCGATGGAGTTGTCCAAGGGGGCCAAGGCGAAGAGGCTGACGCTGGGGTGTAATGAGTATTGGGTTGGGACGGacagggagatgggggttgaGACGGTGACcatggagggggttgggcaTTGGTTTCATCATGTGAAGGCGCAGGAGACGAATaagattttggaggggtggttggagagggaggggttttgCTGA
- a CDS encoding hypothetical protein (antiSMASH:Cluster_5) has protein sequence MRVSFVGKSSTLESADDGAFWSFEGPKVKNDKKLVSLMKWSPAGEMIDHAGTRTQNLYQLDI, from the exons ATGCGTGTCTCCTTTGTCGGGAAGAGCAGTACGCTTGAGTCAGCAGACGATGGGGCgttttggagttttga GGGGCCCAAGGTCAAAAACGACAAAAAGCTTGTGTCACTCATGAAGTGGAGTCCAGCAGGAGAGATGATCGACCATGCTGGGACTCGAACCCAGAACCTTTACCAGCTGGATATTTAA